DNA from Maridesulfovibrio ferrireducens:
GATCGCTACAGATTTTTCCTTTAAAAGAAGGAGAGTCAGCAATCTCTTGAGCTGTTTTGTTAAGATAGGTAATTTTATGGTCAGGAGCCATAGTCATTATACCCACGGGCAGTTGATTCATAAAGCCGCTGTATGTAGCAACAAGAGAATTTACGCCCTTAACAAGGTCTGCAAAAGCTCCGGAATAAGTTGAGGAATCACCAGTAGCAGACAAATCGCCATGCTCAACCTTAATAATAATTTGTTCAACTTCATCAGCCGCATCAGAAACAGCATCTTTAATTGACACAAGGGCGTTACAGATGATGCCGACTTCATCTTTTTGGTTAATATCAATGGTTTTGGAAAAATCACCTTTGGCAACAGCTAGAGCTAGTTGTGTTGCAGAACCCAAGGGTTTAGCAATGGCTCGCGTAATAAGTATCGCTGCAAATAATCCTACGATCGTAGCGATAAGTGATAAAATACCTACCATGTTTTGGCCGTTTTCACTTTGAGCTTGTACTTTGGGGCCTAAGATGTCCTGATCTTTTTTAACAGACAATTTGCTCTGTTCAAGATCTTTGGCAATAACTGGTCCCCATTTATCAAGTTGCTTTTTAACTATTTAGTTTCGTTTAAAAATCAGCTTGGTAACAATATCAAAAGATGCAGCATAATTACTCTTCAGAATTTTAATTTCCCCAAGTAATTTACGTCGATTTACATTATCTACTTCACGGTCAAGTGTTTGATATTCTTCCATAAAGCCTTCAAACTCTGAATGAACGCGGTCAATGGTACCCTGTTGATTATCCTGTAAAAATTTACTCACATACAAACGGGCCAATAATAAATTTCTAAGTGCCCGGCCTGCATAATATGCTGCAGTAATATCGCCATCAGTGTTTGCGGACTGCATGATTTCAGTTAATTTATGTTCAATTTCAGGCCCATCGCGGTTAAGGTTTTCAACCTGCTCATTGCGCTGGTTTTGAATGTTTTTTACAGCCCCAAATTGCTGGTTGTATTTCGCAAGAAGACTACTGGCCTCTTTTACCAAGTGTGTTCGTTCAGGGTTCTTGATCTCTTTAAGGGATTGCCCCATGAACTTATCAGTTTGAGTCATATACTGATTGTATTCATCAATATCTTTTTGGCTGTCAGTGATAAGAAAGTCTTTAACATTCATTCTTACCATAAGTAGATTGGCCTGAACCCGGCCCATTAAATTGGTGTCATTAGCAAGTCCTCGATATTAATTGAATGAGTCGAGATTCTCTGAGAGGTAGTGGTAGGCTACTCCTCCAGATGTCAGTAACATCAACAATACTGCACCAAATCCGACAGCTAATTTTAAACCGATAGATAGATTTTTCACGTTTATTACCTTATAGTTATTGGATGTTGATAGAATTTCTTGTTAGTTAGAATATTTTTTTTAACACTTTTTTAAAAAAGTATAGTAAGAATTGATACCGTTTATAGCGCTAGCATGAGTCGGTTAAATTAGAAATTATATATTGCTAAATAATGGGGCTATTTGCCGCGTTGATTGGAAATAATAATTCCTTTTCATAAATATTATGATTCCTAGTCCCAGTTTGTAAAAAAAATCCCCCTGAAGCATTAAGCCTCAAGGGGATTTAATTACGTATGGTCTTTTAAATTAAACTTATGCCGCAGTCGGAGCAGTGAAAACGCGTGCTGCAAGATCCTTATCAAGCATGAACATACCGTTTCCTTGAGTTCCGGCAAGCTTGAGCTTGTTCAGAATTTCGTTAACGTTATCTTCTTCTTCAACCTGCTCAGTTACGAACCATTGCAGGAAGATGTTTGTTGCGTGATCTCTTTCATCAATAGCAAGATCAACAAGGCCGTTGATAAGTGCGGTTACTTTCTTTTCATGCTCAAGAACAGCCTGCACAGCTTCAAGTGGGCTGGCCCAGTCCTGCTGTGGAGCTTCAATAGCTGTCAGTAGAACTTTTCCGCCGCGTTCGTTGATGTAATCGTAGAATTTCATGGCGTGAAACTGTTCTTCTTTAGCCTGTACTCTCATCCAGTTTGCAAAACCGCTAAGTCCGGTGTCGCTGAAGTAAGCGGACATGGAAAGATAGAGATAGGCTGAGTACATTTCAGCGTTTAGATGCTCATTGAGAGCTTTTTCAAGAACTTTATTAGACATTTATTAAGTCTCCGTATTTATTTTAAATTGTTGTTTAGTAGCCGATATCTTCATCAGTAATTTTGGTTGCAAAAATCTTATGCATCCAGAACTGATAAGCGATTACAAGAGGTACCATTGTCAGAGCCACGGTCAGCATGATTTTAAGGGTCAATTGACTTGAAGCGGCGTTGTGAATGGTAATCGAGAAAGCCGGATTGATGCTTGAAGGCAGCAGGGCCGGAAACAGTCCGATAATTCCGAACATTGTTGTGGAGAAAATGAGTGCTGCGGAGCAGGTCCAAGCCAGCCACCATTTTTGAGTCGATATGTATGTTCTGACCATAACGATTGCAAAGATTGGAATGAGCAGGATTAACAGTAGGATCGGGTTTGTCAGATAGTTGCTGAGCAGCTTGGTGTAGAGGCCGGTGAGGGCCAGAAAAGCAGCATATACAGCAACTAAGAAAGGCCAGATTGCAGCCGCAAGGTTGCCTGCGCGTGCATTCAGATCACCTGTCGTTCGTACTGCCAGCCATAAACATCCGTGTATTGCGAATAGAAGTACAAACAGCACTCCGCCTGCGAGTCCGTAAGGGTTCAGCAGAGTCAGCAGGCCGCCTTGAAAAACACCTTCTGCATTGATTGGAATTCCCTGGAATATGTTGGCGAAAGCAACACCCAGAAGAAGTCCCGGAAGCGCACTGCCGACGACCATAGCGCCATCCCAGAATTTGCGTGACCAGTCGGATTCAACCAGTCCTCTGAATTCAAATGCTACGCCGCGAAGAATAAGCGCCATAAGCAGAAGCATCAGAGCTGTGTATAGTCCGCTGAACATTACAGCATAAGCTTTCGGGAAAGCTGCGAAGGTTACTCCGCCCGCTGTGACCAGCCAAACTTCGTTACCATCCCAGAAGGGGCCCATTGAATTATAAATTGTTTTTTTATCTTTTTCGCTTTTGGCGAGAAAAGGCATCACTGACCCTAGTCCCAGATCATACCCATCGAGCATGAAATAGACGGCCCAGAGTACTCCCCATAATAAGAACCATATAGTTTCCAGCATATTAATCTCCTTGACTTGCAGAGTTTATTAAAGCTCTTAAGCCTTCGTTGGTTCAGGGCCTTTGCGTGCAAACTTGGTCAGCAGGAATATTTCACAGGCACCGAGCATGGTGTAAAGTAAAGTAAGCCCGATGAAAGAGAATGCGACCTGACTTGTCACGATGGGAGAAACCGCATCGCTGGTCTTCATTATGCCGTATACAATCCACGGTTGTCTTCCGACCTCCGCAACAGCCCATCCTGCCCATATGGCAATGTAGGGAAGGGGGATTGCGTAAAGCATGACGCGAAGCAGCAGTCTGTTTTCAACCAGATTTTTTCTCTTTGTCCAAGCCCAGATGCAGAGGAGGGGGAAGAGTGACCCTAGCCCGACCATTAAGCGGA
Protein-coding regions in this window:
- the cydB gene encoding cytochrome d ubiquinol oxidase subunit II; the protein is MLETIWFLLWGVLWAVYFMLDGYDLGLGSVMPFLAKSEKDKKTIYNSMGPFWDGNEVWLVTAGGVTFAAFPKAYAVMFSGLYTALMLLLMALILRGVAFEFRGLVESDWSRKFWDGAMVVGSALPGLLLGVAFANIFQGIPINAEGVFQGGLLTLLNPYGLAGGVLFVLLFAIHGCLWLAVRTTGDLNARAGNLAAAIWPFLVAVYAAFLALTGLYTKLLSNYLTNPILLLILLIPIFAIVMVRTYISTQKWWLAWTCSAALIFSTTMFGIIGLFPALLPSSINPAFSITIHNAASSQLTLKIMLTVALTMVPLVIAYQFWMHKIFATKITDEDIGY
- a CDS encoding ferritin, translated to MSNKVLEKALNEHLNAEMYSAYLYLSMSAYFSDTGLSGFANWMRVQAKEEQFHAMKFYDYINERGGKVLLTAIEAPQQDWASPLEAVQAVLEHEKKVTALINGLVDLAIDERDHATNIFLQWFVTEQVEEEDNVNEILNKLKLAGTQGNGMFMLDKDLAARVFTAPTAA